A window of Verrucomicrobiota bacterium genomic DNA:
AGATCGACATGGCGACTGACAAATAACTTCAGCGCGGACGCTTCAACCGGACGGCCAATGTAGTCGGCCACGTCAATCGTGAAAAAGTCCGAGTGCGGGATGAACCGATCCACCGTTTCGAGTCGAATGTGGTCGGCGTCCACGTGATAAGACTTGTTCCAGTTTAGTTCGCGCACCGCGGCGTCCGCCGCCACACGTACACTTGACGGTTCTGAACCGACGATCAGGTGCTCGCGGTTCGACTTGTTCCAGACTGGAATGACGTCGACGCCGTGATCCGCTATTCCGAGGCACGCGCGCAATTGTGCCTTGGCCTGATGCGCGAATCGGTCGCCGACGCCTAGTGAGTATTTTCCCAGGGTGAGCATTGTAGTTGTCCAAATTGTCTGTGTTGCGTTGACAATAAGAACGGTCCGAATGTGTGACCAGAACTTTTAGGGCATTTGTGGTTTGTCTTCATTTGACCGAAATGCTCTCCGGCTGGTAAGCATGTTGAACGAATGCACTCGGCCATCACGATCTCGCTCGTCCCGGAAGCTCGCGGCGGGCCGTTCGCTTTCTCGGATGACCTGTCCGCCGCGTGCGCAAAGGCTGCGTCGCTCGGATTTGACGCGGTGGAAATCTTTCCACGTTCGGCTTCAGAACTGGATGTCCTGCAACTGAAGCATTTGCTCGGGCAGCATGACCTCAAACTTGCCGCCATGGGCACGGGTGCCGGCTGGCTGGTCCAGAAGTTGCGCCTTACCGATCCCGACGCAGCGACACGGCAACGCGCTCGGGAATTCATCGGCACCATCATTGATCTGGCCGGCAGCTTTGGGTCGCCTGCCATCGTGGGATCGATGCAAGGCTGCTGGGAAGGGAACGTTTCGCGCGACCAGGCCCTTGGCTGGTTAGCCGAAGCGCTTGAAGAACTTGCGCCCCAAGCTCAACGTCATGGCGTGCCATTGCTGTTTGAACCGCTCAACCGTTACGAAACCAATGTGCTCAACAAGGTCGAAGATTCGCTGGAGTTTCTGGAAAAACTCCGCACGCAAAACGTCATGCTGCTCTGCGACTTGTTCCACATGAACATTGAAGAAGCCAACGTCGCCGACGCGCTCAGGCGTGCAGGGCCGCGACTCGGCCACGTCCATTTCGCCGACAGCAACCGCCACGCGGTTGGCTTCGGTCACACCGACGTTGCAGCGGTGGCTCAGGCTTTGCATGACATCCAGTACACAGGCTACCTCTCGGCGGAAATTCTGCCACTGCCGGACAGCGACACCGCAGCGAGACAGACAATCGCCAGCTTTCAAAAATGGTTTCCTAAATCCTGATATGCTAAAACATCAACTCATCCACCCAAAAATAAACGAAGTGCTGGGTCGCGCCGGCCATCACTCGAAAATTCTGATTGCCGACGGCAACTATCCCGCATCCACCAAACGCGGGCCGAAAGCAGAATTGGTTTGCCTGAACCTCTCGCCCGGCACCGTAACGGTGGCTCAGGTTTTGCGGGCCGTGTTGAGTGCGATTCCCGTGGACCACGTCAACACGATGGGCATTCCGCCCGATGATCCGTACGCAAAGAAGGGCGAGCCGCCAGTATGGACTGAGTTTCGAACCATTCTTATCCAATATGGGATGAAGTTAGACGTTCTCCAGCCGATTCCGAAATGGGATTTCTACGCGGCGGTCGAGTCGCCCGATCATGCGCTGACGATTCAAACAGGAGACGAAGCTCTGTGGGCGAATGTGCTGTTAACGATCGGTTGTCGAACGGAGTGACATCGGATGCGAACGCGCTTATTTGGCAAGACTGGTCTCCCGCTTCCGATCCTCGGCTTTGGCGCGAGTTCGATTGGTCAGGAGTTTCGCAGGGTTGATCTTGATGATGCGCTCCGCAGTGTTCGTGTCGCGCTCGATTGCGGACTCAACTTCATTGATACCTCACCGTTCTATGGCCGGGGAATGAGTGAAGTGCTGCTGGGCATCGCGCTGCGCGGCGTTCCGCGGGACCGCTACACACTCTGCACCAAGCTGGGGCGTTACGATCTTACGCACTTTGACTTTTCAGCCAGGCGCGTCGCCGAAAGCGTGGATGTGTCCCTGCACCGCCTTGGCACCGATCATCTCGACATTGTGCTCTGTCATGACATTGAGTTTGTGGAAATGCAGCAGATTGTTGATGAGACGATTCCTGCGCTGCGCAAGGCGCAGCAACAGGGTAAGGTGCGTTTCGTCGGCTTCAGCGGTTATCCGCAAAAGATTTTCCGCTGCATTTGCGACCAGACGAACGTGGATTGCGTGCTGAGTTACAATCAATACACGCTTCAAAACACACGCTTCGCCGACGAGACGATTCCCTATCTCAAGGCCAAAGACATCGGCACCCTGAACGCCGGCCCGTTCAGCGCGCGACTCCTGACCAATGCGCCGCTGCCATTCTGGTTGAAAGAACCTGAAAACGTGAAAGCCGCCGCCCGCAAGGCCGCCGAACATTGCGCGAAGAAGGGAGTCGATATCGCCAAACTCGCACTCCAATTCTCGATTGCCAACCCCGACATTACGACGACGATTGCCGGCAGCGCGAACCCAGAGAACATCAAGAAATGGGCAAAGTGGATTGAAGAGCCGATTGATCAACAATTGCTCGCCGAAGTGGTTGAAATTTTCAAACCCTTAAGAAACCTTGGGCACAAGGAAGGTTTGGAGAAGAACAACTGAGCGTGCACTGGAAGGCTGACCGCTTGACAAGATGAATTACTCGCTTTCAAACGATGGCTTTGAAATTGTGGAGAACGTTCTCACGTCTGTGCAACTCGAATCATTGCGGGACGCGATGGCCAGACTGCCCCAGCGATATCGCGGCGGCGCGAGAAACCTCCTGAGCGAATCGCCTGTCGTGGCAGAGTTGGTAGTAACTGGATCAATCAAGGCGCTTGCTGACTCTGCGCTAGGCTCAGCCGCATTTCCTGTGCGCGGTTTGTTCTTCGACAAGACGCCAGACTCAAACTGGAGAGTTCCCTGGCACCAAGACACGACCATCGCGGTTGCCGAACG
This region includes:
- a CDS encoding sugar phosphate isomerase/epimerase: MHSAITISLVPEARGGPFAFSDDLSAACAKAASLGFDAVEIFPRSASELDVLQLKHLLGQHDLKLAAMGTGAGWLVQKLRLTDPDAATRQRAREFIGTIIDLAGSFGSPAIVGSMQGCWEGNVSRDQALGWLAEALEELAPQAQRHGVPLLFEPLNRYETNVLNKVEDSLEFLEKLRTQNVMLLCDLFHMNIEEANVADALRRAGPRLGHVHFADSNRHAVGFGHTDVAAVAQALHDIQYTGYLSAEILPLPDSDTAARQTIASFQKWFPKS
- a CDS encoding transporter translates to MLKHQLIHPKINEVLGRAGHHSKILIADGNYPASTKRGPKAELVCLNLSPGTVTVAQVLRAVLSAIPVDHVNTMGIPPDDPYAKKGEPPVWTEFRTILIQYGMKLDVLQPIPKWDFYAAVESPDHALTIQTGDEALWANVLLTIGCRTE
- a CDS encoding aldo/keto reductase; amino-acid sequence: MRTRLFGKTGLPLPILGFGASSIGQEFRRVDLDDALRSVRVALDCGLNFIDTSPFYGRGMSEVLLGIALRGVPRDRYTLCTKLGRYDLTHFDFSARRVAESVDVSLHRLGTDHLDIVLCHDIEFVEMQQIVDETIPALRKAQQQGKVRFVGFSGYPQKIFRCICDQTNVDCVLSYNQYTLQNTRFADETIPYLKAKDIGTLNAGPFSARLLTNAPLPFWLKEPENVKAAARKAAEHCAKKGVDIAKLALQFSIANPDITTTIAGSANPENIKKWAKWIEEPIDQQLLAEVVEIFKPLRNLGHKEGLEKNN